A single genomic interval of Bradyrhizobium sp. AZCC 1693 harbors:
- a CDS encoding response regulator produces MARILIVDDDGAVQMTVRLLLERAGHSVVAADDGRKGLALCQTGNFDLLFLDIFMPGMDGFEAMRMVRQQQPQLPIIVISGRPISSDADTTPDFLTMATKLGAISSLQKPFRPADLLAAVAGCLEAAERGPPSRGGVASSP; encoded by the coding sequence TTGGCAAGAATACTGATCGTGGATGACGATGGGGCGGTCCAGATGACGGTCCGCCTGTTGCTGGAGCGCGCCGGCCATAGCGTGGTCGCTGCCGATGACGGCCGAAAGGGCCTGGCGCTGTGCCAAACCGGGAATTTCGATCTGTTGTTCCTCGACATCTTCATGCCGGGAATGGACGGATTTGAAGCCATGCGGATGGTTCGCCAGCAGCAACCGCAGCTTCCGATCATCGTCATCTCCGGCCGGCCGATCTCGTCGGACGCCGACACGACCCCGGACTTCCTGACCATGGCGACCAAGCTCGGAGCGATCTCCAGCCTGCAGAAACCGTTCCGGCCAGCCGACCTCCTGGCAGCCGTCGCGGGCTGCCTGGAAGCCGCTGAACGCGGCCCGCCATCGCGCGGCGGTGTTGCTTCCTCCCCGTAA